The nucleotide window ACAGTTTGATCCTTCAGTTGGTATTGTTGACCGCTTTCTGGGCAAATTGCCTGCTGGTTGTCATCAAATTCTAAGCGATGTCCGTATTCGCTTACCCATCCTATGTGTTTTGCAGGGTTTCCAACCACTAGGGCATAGGGTGGAATATTTTTGGTAACCACTGCTCCTGCACCTATTAATGCAAATCTCCCAATAGTGTTTCCGCAGATAATAGTTGCATTTGCCCCAATTGAAGCTCCTTTTTCTACAAGAGTAGTTGCATAATTACCTCTTCTGTTTACAGCACTTCTTGGGTTTATGATATTGGTAAAAACCATTGAAGGACCTAAAAAAACATCGTCTTCACAGATAACTCCAGAATATACCGAAACATTGTTTTGAATTTTAACATTTCGTCCAAGCTTTACGTCTGGCGAAACGACAACATTTTGCCCGATATTACATTTTTCACCAATATCACAATTGGGCATTATATGAGAAAAATGCCATATTTTGGTATCTTTCCCTATCGTACAGCCTTCGTCTATTACGGCTGTTTCGTGAGCAAAATAGTTTTTCATATAGTAACAAAATTAGTTTAACAAATATCTTTTTAAAAGATATTTTTTGTTAAGTGAAAAAAGAAAGTAATGAGAATTGAAAAACAAAAAAAATCTATTTTCCAATTCTGATATATTCAATCTCTTTTTCATGAAGTCTTTGTGCAAGGTATTGATTTCTTCCGTCAAAAATAATGGCATGATTTAAACATTTCTTGATTCGATCGAAATCGGGTGAACGGAATTCTTTCCACTCGGTAAGTAAGATCATTGCATCACATTTTTCCAATGCATCGTATTTGTCTTGACAATAGCTGATGTTTTGAATGCCTTTTAAATAGTGATTTTGAGCTTCTTCCATCGCTTTTGGGTCATAAGCTCGAATTTTCGCACCTCTGCTTACCAGTTCTTTTACGGTATATATAGCTGGAGCTTCTCTCATATCATCCGTTCCAGGTTTAAATGCCAGCCCCCATAATCCAAAAGTTTTACCACTTAAATCATCTCCAAACTTTTCAATGATTTTTTGAGCGATAACCATTTTTTGACGGTTGTTTACAGCTTCAACAGATGAAATAAGCTCTGGTGAATAGTGGTGTTGATCTGCAATCCTGATTAATGCTTTTACATCTTTTGGAAAACAAGATCCTCCATATCCACACCCAGGATATATAAAACTATATCCAATTCTACTATCCGAGCCTATCCCTATCCTTACCTGATTTACGTCTGCTCCAACACGCTCGCAGATATTGGCAATCTCATTCATAAACGAAATTTTTGTTGCTAACATCGCATTTGCAGCATATTTTGTCATTTCAGCAGATCGTATATCCATTTCGATAAAACGATCATGGGTTCTAAAGAAAGGACTGTACAGTTCTTTCATTTTTCCAAAAGCAAAATCTGAGTCGGCACCTATCACCACTCTGTCAGGTTTCATAAAGTCGTTTATGGCATCTCCTTCTTTTAGAAATTCAGGATTGGATACCATCCAAAACTGGTGATGGGCATTTCGAGCAGTTAATTCTTTTTGAATGGTGTTTTTCACCAAGTCTGCTGTTCCTACAGGAACGGTGGATTTATCTACAATGATTAAATCACGATTCATGGTTTTTCCGATAGATTCGGCAACACTCAAAACGTATTGTAAATCAGCCGAACCATCTTCTCCAGTAGGGGTTCCCACTGCAATAAAAACGATTTCTGCGTCGTTAAGAGCTTCAGAAAGCTTCGTTGTGAAGTGAAGATTTTGGTTTTCAAAATTTTTAAGAACTAAGGACTTTAGCCCTGGTTCATAAATGGGAATAATTCCATTTTTTAAGCCATTAATTTTATCTTCGGATATATCCATGCAGGTAACTGTGTTTCCCATTTCGGCAAAACATGTTCCTGAAACTAAACCTACATACCCTGAACCTACAACTACTACTCTCATGCTTTATTACAATCGTTTGTCAATCATTTTTTTATCTAGAACTCCTTTTACATCATACAGTACTCCTGAATCTGATTTAAGGAATTTGTGTAAATCAATTTCTTGGAATTCTTGGTGAGAAACGGCATGAATGACTACATCATAATCATTAGTGTTTGGTTTTTCAGTTAAGTCAATTCCGTATTCGTGTTTTACTTCTTCGTTGTTTGCCCAAGGGTCATAAACGTCTACATTTATTTGGTAGTCTCTTAGTTCTTGATAAACATCAATCACACGAGTGTTTCTAATGTCTGGACAGTTTTCTTTGAAGGTGATTCCTAGAAGTAAGGCTTTAGAGCCTTTTACTTTAAGGTCTTTTTCAAGCATGAGTTTTACAATTTCTGAAGAAACATAAGCGCCCATACTATCATTCAACCTTCTTCCTGCAAGAATAATTTCAGGATGATATCCCACTTCTTGAGCTTTTTGAGCTAAGTAGAATGGATCAACACCAATACAATGTCCACCAACAAGACCGGGTTTGAATTTTAGGAAATTCCATTTGGTTCCAGCAGCCTCTAAAACATCATGCGTGTCAATGTCTAATTTATTAAAAATTTTAGCCAATTCATTAACAAAGGCAATATTGATATCTCTTTGAGAGTTTTCAATAACTTTTGCTGCCTCGGCTACTTTAATGGTAGGGGCTAAATGTGTTCCTGCGGTAATTACTGAACGATAAAGTTGATCAACTTTTTGACCTATTTCTGGGGTTGAGCCCGATGTTACTTTTAATATTTTTGTAACTGTGTGTTCTTTGTCTCCAGGATTTATTCTCTCGGGTGAGTATCCCGCAAAAAAATCTTGATTGAACACCATACCACTATGTTTTTCCAAAATAGGCACGCATTCATCTTCTGTTACTCCTGGGTAAACCGTAGATTCATAGATCACAATATCTCCTTTGGAAAGTACTTTTCCTATCATTTCCGAAGCCTTTATTAAAGGAGTAAGAATAGGACGATTATTTTTGTCAACGGGAGTAGGTACTGTTACGATATAGTAATTGCAGTGAGAAATATCTTCAACCTGATGAGATAAATATAATCCATTTGAGTTACTTTTATCTTTTGTTAATACAGACTGTAAGTTTTTCGAATCAACTTCCAATGTTGAATCTACTCCTGTATTGAGTTCAGAGACGCGTTCTTGGTTAATATCAAACCCTACTACTTGGTACAATTTTGCAAATTCTACAGCAAGTGGTAACCCTACATAACCCAATCCTATGATGGCAATAGTTGGCTTTTCGTTCATTTTATCAATTTAAATTCTTAATAAGAGTCAAAAGTAGCAAATTTTTACTGTTTTCGAGGGTTTTCGACTGCATATATTGTGCCATGGATTTGATTAAAAAGTCATGAAGAATATCATTTTGATGTTCTTGTGATCGTATTTTTTCTTTGATCATTTGTCTCAATTTTCGTTTTTGATTTAGGTCAAATTTGTTCGAGAGGTGTTTTTTTATATTTGATA belongs to Flavobacteriales bacterium and includes:
- a CDS encoding acetyltransferase, giving the protein MKNYFAHETAVIDEGCTIGKDTKIWHFSHIMPNCDIGEKCNIGQNVVVSPDVKLGRNVKIQNNVSVYSGVICEDDVFLGPSMVFTNIINPRSAVNRRGNYATTLVEKGASIGANATIICGNTIGRFALIGAGAVVTKNIPPYALVVGNPAKHIGWVSEYGHRLEFDDNQQAICPESGQQYQLKDQTVTRIK
- a CDS encoding UDP-glucose/GDP-mannose dehydrogenase family protein; protein product: MRVVVVGSGYVGLVSGTCFAEMGNTVTCMDISEDKINGLKNGIIPIYEPGLKSLVLKNFENQNLHFTTKLSEALNDAEIVFIAVGTPTGEDGSADLQYVLSVAESIGKTMNRDLIIVDKSTVPVGTADLVKNTIQKELTARNAHHQFWMVSNPEFLKEGDAINDFMKPDRVVIGADSDFAFGKMKELYSPFFRTHDRFIEMDIRSAEMTKYAANAMLATKISFMNEIANICERVGADVNQVRIGIGSDSRIGYSFIYPGCGYGGSCFPKDVKALIRIADQHHYSPELISSVEAVNNRQKMVIAQKIIEKFGDDLSGKTFGLWGLAFKPGTDDMREAPAIYTVKELVSRGAKIRAYDPKAMEEAQNHYLKGIQNISYCQDKYDALEKCDAMILLTEWKEFRSPDFDRIKKCLNHAIIFDGRNQYLAQRLHEKEIEYIRIGK
- a CDS encoding nucleotide sugar dehydrogenase translates to MNEKPTIAIIGLGYVGLPLAVEFAKLYQVVGFDINQERVSELNTGVDSTLEVDSKNLQSVLTKDKSNSNGLYLSHQVEDISHCNYYIVTVPTPVDKNNRPILTPLIKASEMIGKVLSKGDIVIYESTVYPGVTEDECVPILEKHSGMVFNQDFFAGYSPERINPGDKEHTVTKILKVTSGSTPEIGQKVDQLYRSVITAGTHLAPTIKVAEAAKVIENSQRDINIAFVNELAKIFNKLDIDTHDVLEAAGTKWNFLKFKPGLVGGHCIGVDPFYLAQKAQEVGYHPEIILAGRRLNDSMGAYVSSEIVKLMLEKDLKVKGSKALLLGITFKENCPDIRNTRVIDVYQELRDYQINVDVYDPWANNEEVKHEYGIDLTEKPNTNDYDVVIHAVSHQEFQEIDLHKFLKSDSGVLYDVKGVLDKKMIDKRL